From the Plectropomus leopardus isolate mb chromosome 18, YSFRI_Pleo_2.0, whole genome shotgun sequence genome, one window contains:
- the hivep1 gene encoding zinc finger protein 40 isoform X1, which translates to MPRTKQNNPKNLKDKIEEAQKELKDPKGSQKGISESSRRNADDIKGLKRKKVVAENRLEKIPKSPVKKPLQLKTSESALHGASATETAPSSCCSSANSPSHNPSASPSGKRDPQYAQLVAASPHKGSPSTDVERLKQEETSSRLPTLEPTDGEEGSLIKVSPPKDNESRDPSYEGDPFHSSAPLDVLLKAMEPDFSTLAERKNLQVTAIGKPASTFNAQSSGELTTMPAVNVGLQNQPSHMQTYYIDKQGNFIGIAAPLTGNVQTSSQGTPMQSSPLPTPHFMPVVSNTEKTSLHMSFNTGPSAITHAPVPSGSNALPQSQPPVVHTCQSLSASVPSTIQVPGTPGSNQVQMTTVMNFGADQVSKDQKPKKPGKYVCEYCSRACAKPSVLLKHIRSHTGERPYPCVTCGFSFKTKSNLYKHKKSHAHAIKLGLIARSESGGGSLSQESDKAAGTHSEAEESGDSDEDGSTADLDPESSQSSVAALSENSLQSAGTTQASQGEVDPSAVFESLKPASGQRGHEPKVTAALPKVVVYPVNVSPLRADSPRVTCAAPEQAAAQRQREFQTANMRSSLTVLSSLKEVDGTNPSLDTVSEDEDHQCKSPLLGGHAQLQRQQATDFSQQQQVKCLLSPRSLGSTDSGYFSRSESADQAMSPPSPFVKITPPVDIDIAKNSLPNVPPVVATVMHVAAEQKPRVADGQMRPPLEAKALSLEERISKLISDNEAVVDNKQLDSVKPRRTSLSRRGSIDSPKSYIFKDSFQFDLKPMGRRSSSSSDIPKSPFTPTDKTKPVFLLSVPSQYPPMDCLPITRSNSMPTTPGHSALPLNVAPLPHPLRICQSFDDKISSFNDDVFSSAPSTPNPAIHSRMLVRQAAVEDFTTSEGHGLPTVRSMDEGYHGPSSSTELMQRSRSFEHSQDRNRKPQQNKGTMYECETCRNRYRKLENFETHKKFYCSELHGPKNKPITVKEADQDVFHVNIMQPGAPRSTSGSGILDQQTSIRKRRKMKSVGDEDDQSPTDTIPPCSVSFELPTALANRTFTQHAVIVDIQPKNNQTKLPQIQLVARGINTSDSRLSPIRETQISASPKGDLQRQGSGTSVIRHTNSLSRPNSFDTESLDRASPVDILEKDPLNKLKTDAIANVSADSFHEKMSKPKSADFGKQRKEQCTDGAGAAVGENSTPVHQSRLVRQNNIQVPEILVTEEPDREHETQTTEQPDKPADQFSWPQRSESLSKLPAEKLPPKKKRIRLAQMDHSSGESSFESSLSRSLSRDSSLSRCSSISASFDRDEPSRSESPSRGECVSKIPEPQGLPTAFNTLGVPGMMRRAASEQITCTQPSVEISCDYRSKSFDCGNVSPCRSLSPVGQPKTGQAAQVAQVPLIERRRGPLVRQMSLKIGPESQQPVRKAVLPLDKPPITNVSSLTQNRSQQIHIANRRTVAQPFILHTGEAPLQKNEQMVQSINLGSPTQQPQIQGLPHPWHQTSRVQICQKIQQPLSQILVCRENVQNKSVDSEEKKCFVPKYQLQCPALRASQTFSFSSTQGTQIALPVLTIPIANPILSVSKSSDVLQNVYIGQTNQQASEIKTRAVVLSGEQQRDAFDQTQAGATPLPQILITHEQMHPAPCVSNKNSFSSTHSVESDTHTVPAPKKDRTPSPTVSTHNHTGERAPSLGSLHCTQKLASVTLCPQQEPTASSKRMLSPANSLDIYMEKHQKRAKDEHGVACLTDGRSVNYLNSKMSEVTRQRKLTLVRQVCTTEPADSPIETEAPPLPQVKNNGEKDSQATDDVKPMSPDSSGLSKDTSTVIHEEAGPALSTTPGSQGTSMPANSNLKLQEKAEEQRWTPAKSPVRPSSFHGGQVKLTTSVSVVNTKDSHRLSFPSLKTATTFTWCFLMKRKPLHVPQTDLKTSAYGIWTVSPNNHNPLGLPTKVVMSLFDSKQSSKKIHYTSAIRTSGKSDILSYSGKLKDVMPRVPITQKSISVETRSKVLPETQASSESDKDVAAKTEPRRVKIFDGGYKSNEEYVYVRGRGRGKYICEECGIRCKKPSMLRKHIRTHSDVRPYHCVHCNFSFKTKGNLTKHMKSKAHSKKCMEMGVPEGLIEDQDAEDSGDRSQVSSADRQDSDGDDSDGPDDEENDDNEEEEEDSQAESGLSTNPSVSASPQHIPTKEAEIPPSALLAQMSISSVSLPLSQPPAPHTSESDSVPMMSPVSLSKQISISGSCCSSVPLPYSPPPVPATSDSYTSDTESVHMMSPVSPCRQMSIDYPDFDVPPSPPVSSKGSKLGQDTLSAPPAVVSGESGIPVDRSTQTSSYASQGLMHFPPQGLSQTPGAEPQTHLFSHLPLHSQQPSRSSYSMVPVGGIQLVPAGLAAYSTFVPIQAGPVQLTIPAVSVIHRNTSPLPAPNTPPHPEGLQTQPLVVQEPISSVVPCFPLGQVAGLQAQTIQPVGLETLNLMGLANTGLASTQLLPQQGLTLNATLGLQVLAANPTSQSSTGPQTHVPGLQIVNIALPAIIPSLSPLSSLSPLPGFSERQGSPEAPGAQPSQSEHALPCSRSGMLSSSPPAPFKVSSCPEVTAGSRASPAGSSRPELAQTERQERDKSPQQHQSPAPESRADGAKESLVEGACDPAPPQPPPLTSWQKVLDDYNEVSSDDEDRLVIAT; encoded by the exons ATAAAATCGAAGAGGCACAGAAAGAGCTCAAAGACCCCAAAGGCTCACAGAAAG GGATATCTGAAAGCAGCCGGAGAAATGCCGATGACATAAAAGGCCTGAAGAGGAAAAAGGTTGTTGCAGAGAATCGGCTGGAGAAAATTCCCAAGTCTCCAGTGAAGAAGCCCCTGCAGTTGAAAACATCTGAATCTGCGCTCCACGGAGCATCGGCCACGGAAACTGCACCTTCTTCTTGCTGCTCCTCCGCCAACAGTCCCTCCCACAATCCTTCAGCTTCGCCCAGTGGGAAAAGAGACCCGCAGTATGCCCAACTGGTTGCAGCATCCCCTCACAAGGGGTCACCTTCCACCGACGTTGAAAGGCTGAAGCAGGAAGAAACGTCCTCTAGGCTGCCAACGCTTGAGCCCACTGATGGTGAGGAGGGCTCGTTGATTAAAGTGTCTCCACCCAAAGACAACGAGAGCAGAGACCCCAGCTACGAGGGAGATCCTTTCCACAGCAGTGCGCCGCTTGATGTTCTACTCAAGGCCATGGAGCCTGACTTTAGTACGCTGGCTGAGAGGAAAAACTTGCAGGTCACAGCCATCGGAAAACCAGCTTCCACCTTTAATGCTCAATCTAGTGGTGAATTAACAACAATGCCAGCTGTCAATGTTGGTCTCCAGAACCAACCTTCACATATGCAGACTTATTATATTGACAAGCAAGGCAACTTTATTGGCATTGCAGCACCACTAACAGGAAACGTGCAGACGTCTTCACAGGGTACGCCCATGCAGTCCTCCCCGCTCCCTACACCACATTTTATGCCCGTTGTTTCAAATACAGAAAAGACCAGCTTGCACATGAGCTTCAACACTGGACCATCCGCTATAACCCACGCACCTGTTCCCTCAGGCTCCAACGCTTTGCCGCAAAGCCAACCACCAGTCGTGCACACATGCCAATCCCTCTCCGCAAGTGTTCCCAGCACCATTCAGGTCCCAGGCACACCTGGCAGCAACCAAGTTCAAATGACCACTGTAATGAACTTTGGTGCTGATCAGGTTTCCAAGGACCAAAAGCCTAAAAAGCCTGGAAAGTATGTTTGTGAATACTGCAGCCGGGCGTGCGCAAAACCCAGCGTGCTGCTCAAACACATCAGgtctcacacaggagagaggccGTACCCCTGTGTCACCTGCGGCTTCTCTTTCAAAACCAAGAGCAACTTGTACAAGCACAAGAAATCACACGCTCACGCTATTAAACTGGGTCTTATTGCACGCTCTGAATCCGGAGGTGGGTCGCTCTCTCAAGAATCCGACAAAGCCGCAGGGACGCATTCAGAGGCGGAGGAGAGCGGGGACAGTGATGAGGATGGTAGCACTGCGGATTTGGACCCAGAGTCATCACAGAGCAGTGTGGCAGCTTTGTCTGAAAACAGTTTACAGAGTGCAGGTACAACCCAAGCAAGTCAAGGGGAAGTGGACCCTTCAGCTGTGTTTGAGTCACTGAAACCAGCCTCAGGACAGAGGGGGCATGAGCCCAAAGTAACAGCCGCACTTCCAAAGGTTGTTGTATACCCAGTTAATGTCTCCCCTCTGAGGGCAGATAGTCCGAGAGTCACATGTGCGGCACCTGAGCAAGCGGCTGCACAACGGCAACGCGAGTTCCAGACTGCCAACATGAGATCGAGTCTCACAGTCCTGTCATCTCTAAAGGAGGTGGATGGTACAAATCCCTCGCTAGATACTGTCAGCGAAGATGAAGACCATCAGTGCAAGTCTCCGCTCTTGGGTGGACACGCTCAGCTTCAGAGGCAACAAGCAACAGACTTTTCTCAACAGCAGCAGGTCAAGTGTCTACTGAGTCCTCGCAGTTTGGGAAGTACAGATTCCGGCTACTTCTCTCGCTCCGAGAGTGCTGATCAGGCCATGAGTCCACCCAGCCCATTCGTTAAGATAACTCCACCGGTGGACATTGACATCGCCAAGAACAGCCTTCCCAATGTCCCTCCTGTGGTTGCCACAGTAATGCATGTAGCAGCTGAGCAAAAGCCCCGAGTTGCAGATGGACAGATGCGTCCACCGTTAGAAGCCAAAGCACTCTCACTGGAAGAGCGGATCTCAAAGTTGATATCTGACAACGAGGCAGTAGTTGACAATAAGCAGCTGGACAGTGTGAAGCCAAGGAGGACGTCTCTCTCGAGGAGAGGTAGCATAGACTCCCCTAAATCGTACATATTTAAAGACTCTTTTCAGTTTGATCTAAAACCGATGGGAAGAAGGTCAAGTTCCAGCTCGGACATCCCCAAGTCCCCGTTCACTCctacagacaaaacaaagccaGTATTTCTTCTCTCTGTACCTTCTCAGTACCCGCCAATGGATTGTTTGCCAATAACAAGAAGTAACTCAATGCCTACTACACCAGGACACTCTGCTCTTCCCCTTAATGTTGCCCCCCTCCCACATCCTCTCAGAATCTGTCAGTCATTTGACGATAAAATTAGTTCGTTCAATGATGATGTCTTTTCGTCAGCCCCGTCGACCCCAAATCCAGCAATACATTCTCGTATGTTAGTCAGACAAGCAGCAGTGGAGGACTTTACCACAAGTGAGGGGCATGGCCTCCCTACAGTTCGATCCATGGATGAGGGCTATCACGGTCCGAGCAGTTCCACAGAGCTGATGCAAAGAAGCAGATCTTTCGAGCATAGTCAGGACAGAAACAGGAAGCCTCAGCAGAACAAAGGCACAATGTACGAGTGTGAAACGTGTCGCAATCGGTACAGAAAGTTAGAGAATTTTGAAACTCACAAGAAGTTCTATTGCTCCGAGCTTCATGGTCCAAAAAACAAGCCAATCACAGTCAAGGAAGCTGATCAAGATGTTTTTCACGTTAACATAATGCAGCCCGGAGCCCCCAGATCGACAAGTGGCTCAGGAATACTTGATCAGCAGACATCAAttagaaagagaaggaaaatgaaaagtgtCGGAGATGAAGATGATCAGTCTCCCACTGACACCATTCCACCTTGCTCTGTTAGTTTTGAGCTACCAACAGCGCTGGCCAATCGGACTTTTACTCAGCATGCTGTAATAGTAGACATTCAGCCCAAAAACAACCAGACAAAGCTACCTCAGATTCAGCTCGTAGCAAGAGGTATTAACACTTCAGACTCCAGATTGTCACCAATTCGAGAGACTCAGATCAGCGCCTCTCCTAAAGGGGACTTGCAAAGGCAAGGCAGTGGTACTTCAGTTATTAGACACACCAATTCTCTCAGCAGACCCAATTCGTTTGACACAGAATCTCTTGACAGGGCCTCTCCTGTTGATATTTTGGAGAAAGATCCCCTCAACAAGCTCAAAACAGATGCAATAGCAAATGTCTCAGCAGACAGCTTccatgaaaaaatgtccaaacccAAGAGTGCTGACTTTGGAAAACAACGGAAGGAACAATGCACTGATGGTGCAGGAGCAGCAGTCGGTGAAAACTCAACTCCTGTTCATCAGTCTCGACTAGTTCGTCAAAATAACATCCAAGTTCCTGAGATTCTGGTCACGGAGGAGCCCGACAGAGAACATGAAACACAGACAACCGAGCAACCAGATAAACCAGCAGATCAGTTCAGCTGGCCTCAGAGAAGTGAGAGTTTGTCCAAGTTACCGGCAGAGAAACTtccaccaaaaaagaaaagaatccGTCTTGCTCAAATGGACCACTCCTCGGGCGAATCCAGTTTTGAGTCCAGCCTCTCACGAAGCCTCAGCAGGGACAGTAGTCTCTCTCGTTGTTCCAGCATCTCAGCGTCTTTCGACAGAGATGAGCCATCTAGGTCAGAGAGTCCTTCAAGAGGGGAGTGCGTCAGCAAAATCCCGGAGCCTCAAGGTTTGCCAACGGCCTTCAACACCCTCGGTGTGCCTGGAATGATGAGACGTGCTGCATCTGAACAGATCACCTGTACTCAACCCTCTGTGGAGATTTCATGTGACTACCGTAGCAAGTCCTTTGACTGTGGCAACGTATCTCCCTGCAGATCTCTGTCTCCTGTTGGCCAGCCAAAGACTGGACAAGCCGCCCAAGTTGCCCAGGTGCCACTTATTGAAAGAAGGCGGGGTCCATTAGTCCGCCAAATGTCTTTAAAGATTGGCCCCGAGAGTCAGCAGCCTGTCCGTAAGGCTGTTTTACCTCTAGATAAACCTCCCATCACAAATGTTAGCTCCTTAACTCAGAATAGATCCCAGCAAATTCACATTGCCAATCGGCGCACCGTGGCTCAGCCTTTTATCCTACATACTGGAGAAGCACCCTTGCAAAAGAACGAGCAAATGGTGCAAAGCATTAATTTGGGGAGCCCAACTCAGCAGCCTCAAATCCAAGGCCTTCCACACCCTTGGCACCAAACATCAAGGGTTCAAATATGCCAAAAGATTCAACAACCGCTGAGCCAGATCTTAGTGTGTCGCGAGAACGTCCAAAACAAATCAGTCGACtctgaagaaaagaaatgttttgtgcCCAAATACCAACTGCAGTGTCCTGCTCTAAGAGCAAGCCAAACGTTTTCATTCTCCAGCACACAGGGAACTCAGATAGCCTTGCCAGTTTTAACCATACCCATTGCCAATCCAATTTTGAGTGTTTCGAAATCATCAGATGTACTCCAAAATGTATACATTGGTCAAACCAATCAACAAGCCTCTGAGATTAAGACACGGGCGGTTGTTTTGTCAGGTGAGCAGCAAAGGGACGCGTTTGATCAGACCCAAGCAGGTGCCACACCGCTGCCACAGATCCTCATAACTCATGAGCAGATGCACCCTGCTCCCTGTGTGTCCAACAAGAACAGCTTCTCATCCACTCACAGTGTGGAGAGTGACACTCATACTGTACCAGCTCCAAAGAAGGACAGGACTCCATCTCCAACAGTCAGCACCCATAACCACACTGGAGAACGAGCACCTTCTCTCGGGTCGTTACACTGCACTCAGAAACTGGCGTCAGTGACTCTCTGCCCGCAGCAGGAACCCACCGCCTCCAGTAAACGCATGCTGTCACCTGCCAACAGTCTGGACATCTACATGGAAAAGCACCAAAAACGGGCAAAGGATGAGCATGGTGTGGCCTGTCTAACTGACGGCAGGTCAGTCAATTATCTTAACTCTAAGATGTCAGAGGTTACCCGACAGAGAAAGCTAACCCTTGTTAGGCAGGTTTGCACAACTGAACCGGCGGACAGTCCCATCGAAACTGAGGCCCCGCCTCTGCCGCAGGTTAAAAACAATGGCGAGAAGGACTCTCAGGCGACTGATGATGTTAAGCCAATGTCACCTGATAGTTCTGGGCTGAGTAAAGACACAAGCACTGTAATACACGAGGAGGCTGGCCCTGCACTGAGTACTACACCTGGCAGCCAGGGCACCTCCATGCCAGCTAACAGCAATCTGAAGCTCCAAGAGAAAGCTGAGGAGCAGAGATGGACTCCCGCCAAATCTCCCGTTCGACCCTCCAGTTTTCACGGCGGTCAGGTGAAACTGACCACATCTGTGTCTGTGGTTAACACCAAGGACAGTCATCGCCTGTCTTTCCCCAGCCTGAAGACTGCCACCACCTTCACATGGTGTTTCCTGATGAAGAGGAAACCTCTTCATGTCCCACAGACTGACCTGAAGACTTCAGCATACGGCATCTGGACAGTCAGCCCCAACAACCATAACCCTCTTGGGTTACCGACCAAGGTGGTCATGTCCCTGTTTGACTCCAAGCAGAGCTCCAAGAAGATACACTACACCTCTGCCATAAGGACCAGCGGGAAGTCTGACATCTTGTCTTACTCGGGCAAGCTGAAAGACGTCATGCCCAGG GTGCCAATAACCCAGAAGTCAATATCAGTTGAAACTAGAAGTAAGGTGCTACCAGAAACTCAGGCCAGCAGCGAGTCGGACAAAGACGTGGCAGCCAAAACAGAGCCAAGACGAGTCAAAATATTCGATGGCGG ATACAAATCCAATGAAGAGTATGTTTATGTACGTGGGCGTGGACGCGGTAAATACATCTGTGAGGAATGTGGGATCCGCTGCAAGAAGCCAAGCATGCTACGCAAACACATCCGCACCCACTCGGACGTCCGGCCTTACCACTGTGTCCACTGCAACTTCTCCTTCAAGACAAAAG GAAATCTGACCAAGCACATGAAATCCAAGGCCCACAGTAAGAAGTGCATGGAGATGGGGGTTCCTGAGGGTCTCATTGAGGATCAGGATGCAGAGGATTCAG GAGACCGGAGTCAGGTGAGCAGTGCTGACCGCCAAGATTCAGATGGCGACGACTCTGATGGCCCCGACGATGAGGAGAATGATGACaacgaggaggaagaggaggacagcCAGGCGGAGTCTGGCCTGTCCACCAACCCCTCTGTCTCCGCCAGCCCACAGCACATCCCCACCAAGGAGGCCGAAATCCCTCCTAGCGCCCTCCTAGCCCAGATGTCAATCAGCTCAgtgtccctccctctctcccagcCTCCGGCTCCCCACACATCAGAGTCAGACTCTGTCCCCATGATGAGCCCCGTGTCCCTGAGCAAGCAGATATCCATCTCTGGGTCCTGCTGTAGCTCGGTGCCTCTCCCTTACTCTCCTCCGCCCGTGCCCGCCACATCAGACTCCTACACCTCAGACACAGAGTCAGTGCACATGATGAGCCCAGTGTCGCCGTGCAGGCAGATGTCCATCGACTACCCCGACTTTGATGTGCCCCCTAGTCCCCCAGTGTCAAGCAAGGGCTCCAAGCTAGGCCAG GACACCTTGTCTGCACCTCCTGCAGTGGTATCCGGCGAATCGGGCATACCAGTGGACCGCAGCACTCAGACTTCCTCTTACGCCTCTCAAGGTCTCATGCACTTTCCCCCACAAGGTCTTTCCCAAACACCGGGAGCAGAGCCCCAGACCCACCTGTTCAGTCACCTGCCCCTGCACTCCCAGCAGCCCTCCCGGTCCTCTTACAGCATGGTCCCAGTTGGGGGGATCCAGCTGGTGCCCGCCGGCCTGGCAGCTTACTCCACCTTTGTACCGATCCAGGCTGGCCCCGTCCAGCTCACCATCCCAGCAGTCAGTGTCATTCACAGAAACACGAGCCCTTTACCAGCTCCCAATACTCCACCCCACCCAGAGGGGTTGCAGACCCAGCCGCTTGTGGTCCAAGAGCCCATCAGTAGTGTTGTTCCCTGCTTCCCTTTAGGCCAGGTCGCTGGCCTGCAGGCTCAAACTATACAGCCAGTCGGGCTTGAGACGCTTAACCTCATGGGGCTGGCCAACACGGGCCTGGCATCCACCCAGCTGCTGCCTCAGCAAGGGCTCACCCTCAATGCCACCCTCGGGCTGCAGGTTTTAGCTGCCAACCCCACCTCCCAAAGCAGCACCGGCCCCCAGACACACGTCCCCGGTCTGCAGATAGTTAACATCGCCCTGCCTGCCATCATTCCTTCCCTCAGCCCTCTCTCCAGCCTCAGTCCGCTTCCTGGGTTCTCAGAGAGGCAGGGCAGCCCTGAAGCTCCGGGAGCACAGCCGTCTCAAAGTGAACATGCGCTTCCGTGTTCACGGAGCGGTATGCTGTCTTCTTCCCCGCCCGCCCCTTTTAAGGTCAGCAGCTGTCCCGAAGTGACCGCAGGGAGCAGGGCAAGCCCCGCAGGTAGCAGCAGACCAGAGCTCGCACAGACTGAGAGGCAAGAAAGGGATAAATCCCCACAGCAGCATCAATCACCAGCTCCTGAGAGCCGGGCAGACGGTGCGAAGGAGTCACTGGTGGAGGGCGCGTGTGATCCTGCACCCCCACAACCACCACCGCTGACCAGCTGGCAGAAGGTACTTGATGACTATAATGAGGTATCTAGTGATGATGAAGACAGACTGGTCATTGCCACCTGA